A stretch of DNA from Nitratireductor thuwali:
TCGACCCCCAATCCGAGAACCGCGCCGACGACGCGGCCGCAAGGGCGCTGGGGGAGCCGGAAGCCCGTCTCATGCTGATACGGGACGGGCGGCTTTGCCTGAAGATGCAGGAGAAGGGATTCGGCGCCTATTTCACGGCCGGGGATGCGACGGCTCTCAGGGCCATGCTTGCGGAGGCGGTGCTGCTGGGGCGTACGCCCGAAGTTCCCGTGCTGGCCGCGCCTTTCAATCTCGACCCGGAAGCGCTGCCGGCCGATATCAAGGCTATCGACCTCCGGTCCATCTATGTGCAGGGCCTGCTGGACCCCGCGACACTGGGCGCGCTCGCCCAAGGCGCGGCACTTCTCGCTTGGAACGCCAATCACCGGTTCTGCGGGAAGTGCGGCCGGGAAACCGAGATGCGGGCCGGCGGCTACCGCCGACACTGCACGGATTGCGAACGCGATCACTTTCCACGGACGGACCCGGTGGCCATCATGCTGGCAGTGCGTGGCGAAAAATGCCTTCTTGGCCGCAGCCCGCATTTCGCGCCCGGCATTTATTCCTGCCTGGCCGGCTTCATCGAGCCGGGCGAAACCATCGAACAGGCGGTGCGGCGCGAAACCTTCGAGGAATCGGGGGTGAAGGTGGGAAAGGTGACCTATCTGGCCAGCCAGCCCTGGCCCTTTCCCTATTCGCTGATGATCGGCTGCGTGGGCGAGGCGGAAACCGAGAAGGTCGATGCCGACATGGCCGAACTGGAGGATTGCCGCTGGTTCCCGCGCGAGGAAGTGCGATCGATGCTGGCGGGCGCCCACTCCGATGGGCTGGGCGTTCCCCCGCGCGGCGCGATCGCCCGGCACATCATTGCATCCTGGGCGGAGGACGGCTGAGCCCCGCTGCTGTTCGCCTCATTCACCAGAGCGCGCCTGGACGCGCTTACTCCTCGTCTTCGCTCTGGCTGGCGCGAAGGGGATGCGCCTCGTAGACGCCGAGAATCCTTACCTCGCGCGAGAAGAAGCGCAGCTCCTCAAGGGCCAGCGCGAGGTTGCGATCCTCCGGATGGCCTTCCACATCGGCATAAAAGAGCGTGGAGAAGAACTTGCCGCCGAGCTGGTAGCTTTCCAGCTTGGTCATGTTGACGCCGTTGGTGGCGAAACCGCCCATCGCCTTGTAAAGCGCGGCAGGCAGGTTGCGCACCCGGAAGATGAAGGTCGTCACCATCGCTTGTTCGTCGCTTTTGCGCGACGCCCATGCCTTCTCCTTGGACAGGACGACGAAACGGGTGACGTTGTTGTTGGTGTCCTCGACATTCTCGGCAACGATATCAAGCCCGTAGAGATCCGCGGCCAGGCGTGGAGCGAGTGCGGCGCTGGTCCGCTCTTGTTCTTCGGCCACCTGCTTGGCTGCGCCGGCGGTATCGCCGGCGACCATCGGTTTCCAGCGGTGCTTGCGGATGATCTTGCGGCACTGGCCCAGCGCATGGATGTGGCTGTGGACGGTGTTGATCTCGGATAGGTCCACGCCCGGCAGCACCATGAGCTGGAAATGGATCGGCAGGAAATATTCGCCGACGATGTGCAACCTGGATTCGGGCAAAAGGTAATGGATGTCGGCCACCCGGCCGGCAATGGTGTTCTCGATCGGGATCATGGCAAGGTCGGCCTTGCCGTTCTCAACGGCGGCGAAAGCATCCTCGAATGTGGGGCAGGGCAGCGGCTCCATGCCGGGAAACATATCCCGGCAGGCCGTGTCGGAGTTGGCGCCGGGCTCTCCCTGAAATGCTATCCTGTTGGTCTTTCTTGCCGCCATAATCTCAAACCTGCCTGTCTTTCAGAATGTCGCGTGCCCGCTCGAGGTCTTCCGGCGTGTCGACGCCGAGCGGCAGCGAATCCACCAGCCCCACATCGATCCGCATCCCCGCCTCCAGCGCCCGCAGCTGCTCCAGCCGCTCGCGCAGTTCCAGCGGCGAGGGCGGCAGCGCCACGAAACGCTCGAGCGCGGCGCGGCGATAGGCGTAGATGCCGATGTGGTGGTAGAGCGGCCCCTCGCCCCACGGCGCGGTGGCGCGGGTAAAATAAAGCGCGCGCAGCCGCTTCAGGTCGCCGCCGCCCTTCGGCGTGCCGATGATCTTGACGACGCTTGGATTGGTCTTCTCAGCCTCGTCGCGGATTTCCACGCCCAGGGTGCCGATATCTGTCTCCGGCGCTTCCAGAAGCTTGGCGGCGGCAATGATGTCTGCAGCCGGGATATTCGGTAGGTCGCCCTGCAGATTTATGACGAGCTCGGCCTCGCCGTTCGGATCCACGCGGTTCAGCGCTTCGAAGATGCGGTCGGACCCGGACTGATGGTCGCTGCGCGTCATCACCGCTTCCACGCCATCGGCCTCGGCTGCCGCCGCGATCTCGCGCGTATCGGTGGCGACGACGACGCGGCCAAGGCCGGCCTCTCTTGCCCGGTCGGCCACGTGCAGGATCATCGCTTTGCCGGCGATATCGGCCAACGGCTTGCCGGGCAGGCGGGTGGAAGCCATGCGCGCTGGAATAAGGACAATCGCTTTCATGAAAGAACCGGGGTTGAAAGTGGCAAAAGGTCTCAGCGGAAACAGCCTTATATGTGTTGCATGCGCGAAGCAAAAGACCTAGTTTCCGCGCGATTTTACCGGCATCGGCCGAACGCGGGGGACACGAGAGCGGCACTTTAAGGCAACCGCCTCGCCGCGGCGTCCGGAAAAGGGAGCCTCAGGGCGAATGGACTCGTTCGAAATTAATAAGATCATCGGCGCGCTTCTTGGCGTGGTATTTATCATATTCTCGGTCAGCATTGTTTCGGATGCGCTCTTCCATGTCGAAGCGCCCGAAACGCCCGGCTATGCCGTAGAGGTGCCTGAAAACGGCGGAGGCGCGCCCCAGGAAGAGGTCGCCCCCGAATCGGTCCTGCCGCTGCTCACCTCGGCCGACCCGGCCGCCGGCGAGAACATTTTCAAGCGCTGTCAGGCCTGCCATACGGTGGAAGAGGGCGGCGCCAACAAGGTCGGACCCAATCTTTGGGACATCGTCGGTCGCCCGGTGGCAAGCCATGAAGGCTTCAGCTACTCGGCCGCCTTGCAGGAATACGCGCAGGGGGGCGAGGTCGTCTGGGATTATGAGAATCTCGATGCCTTCCTCGCCAGCCCCAAGGGCCTGGTTCCTGGAACGGCCATGGCCTTTGCCGGCCTGAAGAACGTTGAGGACCGCGCCGATATCATCGCCTATCTGCGCACATTGTCGGACGACCCCGCGCCGTTGCCGGAAGCCGGCGGCGAGGGTGCCGGCGAGGAAGGCGACGCAGCCGCCGGCGACGAGGATGCAGCGGCCGAGCCACCGGCTGCCGACGCAGAGCCCGCTGCCGATGCAGAGCAAACGCCCGAGGCCTCGCCCGCCGAGGCTGAAGGCGACGCCGTCCAGGAAGAAGGGACTTCCGGAAACGAGAACGCGCCCGCTGACGCGGCGCCCACTGAGGCGCCGTCCAATGAAGCCGAACCGGCCACGCCGGCGCAATAAGCTTCTCTTCCATGGAGAGCATCATGAAAAAGCCGGGTTGTCCCGGCTTTTTTTGTGCCCTACGCCAGTGTGAAGCAGGTGACATTGCCTTGGCCGGCTTATCGTCTACTTTCTGTTGGCAAGACACTCGAAGGGAGGCGCTTCATGAACATTATCTGCGAGCAGGGCAGACACCTTGCCCTCGTGGCTGCCGCCGCCGCTGCGACGATATTTGCCATACCCCTTGCCGGCGCCCAGGAGCCGGAATGGCGCACGACGACCTCGCTCATCGATGAAGCCGCCGAGACGCAGCCTTTCGAGGGCTACGACTATGTGAACCCCGACGCCCCCAAGGGCGGGACGCTGAATTCGGCGGTCACCGGCACGTTCGACAGCTTCAATCCCTTCGTGGTGCGCGGGACGCCGGCGGCGGGATTGACGACTTTCGGCGGTCTCCTGTGGGACACGTTGATGCAGCAGTCGCTCGCGGAGCCGAGCACAAGCTACCCGCTCATTGCCGAGGCGTTCAAATATCCTGATGATTTCTCCTCGGCCACCTACCGCATCAACCCGCAGGCGCGCTGGCACGATGGCGAGCCCATCACGGCGGAAGATGTGGTCTGGTCGCTGGAGCAGCTCAAGGAGCAGAGCCCCATGCACAACCGCTACTTCGCCAGCGTGAAGGAGGCGGTGGCGCTGTCAGAGCACGAAGTCCAGTTCACGTTTGACCAGTCGGGAAACCGCGAATTGCCGCACATCATGGGCGACCTGCCCGTATTGCCCAAGCACTGGTTCGAGGGTGTCGACGCCGAGGGCAACAAGCGCAGCTTCGCTGATCCGACGCTCGAGCCGCCATTGGGCAGCGGCCCCTACAAGATCCAAAGCTTCGATCCCGGCTCGAAAATCGCCTGGGAGCGGGTGGAGGACTATTGGGCCGCGGACCTGCCCGTGAATCGCGGACGCTACAATTTCGACCGCCGGGTCTATACCTATTTTCAAGATGAGAATGCAGCATGGCTTGCCTTCACAAAAGGCGGTCTCGAGGACATCCAGATCGAAAACAGCTCGCGGCGATGGGTGACGGGATACGACTTCCCCGCCGTCCAGGCCGGCGACGTCATCAAGCGCGAGTTCGTCGACGGCGGCGTCCAGCGCATGCAGGCTCACGTGTTCAACCTGCGCAAACCGCGCTTCCAGGACAGGCGCGTGCGGGAGGCCCTGACGCTCGCCTACAATTTCGAGCAGTTGAACCGGACCCAGTTCTTCGGCCAGAACACACGGACCACAAGCTATTTCCACGGCAGCGAGCTCGCTGCCACGGGCCTGCCGGAGGGACGTGAACTGGAGATCCTGCAGCAGTTCCGTGACCAGTTGCCGCAGGAAGTCTTTACGGAAGAGTTCGAATTGCCTGTCTATTCCAGCCCGGAATTGGAACGCCACTATCTTCGCGACGCGGTCCACTTGTTCGAGGCCGCCGGGTGGGTCATCCGAGACGGGCGCATGGTGAACGCGGATACCGGCCAGCCGTTCCGGATTGAGTTCCTTGGCCGGGGACCGACCGACGAGATCATCTTCGGCAGCTATATCGACGCGCTGCGGAAGATCGGCATCGACGCTTCGCTGCGCATCATCGATACTTCGCAATATATAAGCAGGGTCAGCGCCTTCGACTTCGACGCGGTGACGGGCCTGTTCCCGCAATCGCTGTCGCCCGGCAATGAGCAGCGGGAGTTTTGGGGTTCGCAGGCGGCCGAACTGGAAGGGTCCCGAAACCTGGCCGGCATAAGCGATCCGGTCGTCGATGCTTTGATCGAAGAAATCATCTACGCCGAGAATCGGGACGATCTCGTCGCCGCTACCCGGGCGCTCGATCGGGTTCTTTTGTGGAACTATTTCATGGTGCCGCAATACCATCGTCCGGTCACGTGGGTGGCCTATTGGAACAAGTTCGGCATCCCCGAAGACCAACCCGAATATGCCAGCGTCGACATCGAGTCCTGGTGGATCGACCCGGAACGCGAGGATGCCCTTGCACGAAAATACAGAAGCCAGCAATAATCTGATTTTTAAGGGATTTTTGTAATGGCTAATAACGGAATTACCCGCCGCGACGTATTGGCCGGTCTGGGTGCTGCCGCCTTGTCGCAGTTCCTGCCGACGTCTGCCTGGTCCGCGGTCCCGACCGCAAAACCTCTGCACGGGCTCTCTACCTTCGGCGAACTGAAATACGGCCCGGACTTCACCCATTTCGACTACGCCAATCCGGATGCGCCGAAGGGCGGTACCTGCAATTTCGCGCCCGGCTACTGGTACTTCAACCAGAATGTGCTGACCTTCAACACGCTGAACAGCTTCGTGCGAACGGGCGACGCGCCGCCACGCATGGAATACTGCTTCGACACGCTGATGGCCTGGGCATGGGACGAGCCGGATGCCCGCTACGGGCTTCTGGCGGAAAGCGTGACATTGTCCGAAGACCGCAACACGCTGACGTTCAAGCTGCGGCCGGAGGCGCGCTTCCATGACGGCTCGCCCGTAACGGCCGAGGATGTGGCCTACAGCTACAACCTCATGAAGGAAAAGGGCCACCCGCAACTCTCTCTGATGCTGACGGAGATGACCGAAGCGGTGGCGCAGGATGTGATGACCTTTCGTCTGACATTCTCCGGCAACCAGTCGGTCGGCACCACGCTCAGCGCCATTTCCGACATTCAGGTACTGTCGAGAGCATCCGTCGAGGAGCATGGCTTCGACAGCTCCAAGATTCATCCCCTTCTGGGTTCCGGCCCCTACAAGGTGGGCCGGGTCTCCGCCGGCCGCTACAT
This window harbors:
- the nudC gene encoding NAD(+) diphosphatase — encoded protein: MDTSVKPRAGDAALDAIAFTGNIIDPQSENRADDAAARALGEPEARLMLIRDGRLCLKMQEKGFGAYFTAGDATALRAMLAEAVLLGRTPEVPVLAAPFNLDPEALPADIKAIDLRSIYVQGLLDPATLGALAQGAALLAWNANHRFCGKCGRETEMRAGGYRRHCTDCERDHFPRTDPVAIMLAVRGEKCLLGRSPHFAPGIYSCLAGFIEPGETIEQAVRRETFEESGVKVGKVTYLASQPWPFPYSLMIGCVGEAETEKVDADMAELEDCRWFPREEVRSMLAGAHSDGLGVPPRGAIARHIIASWAEDG
- a CDS encoding c-type cytochrome produces the protein MDSFEINKIIGALLGVVFIIFSVSIVSDALFHVEAPETPGYAVEVPENGGGAPQEEVAPESVLPLLTSADPAAGENIFKRCQACHTVEEGGANKVGPNLWDIVGRPVASHEGFSYSAALQEYAQGGEVVWDYENLDAFLASPKGLVPGTAMAFAGLKNVEDRADIIAYLRTLSDDPAPLPEAGGEGAGEEGDAAAGDEDAAAEPPAADAEPAADAEQTPEASPAEAEGDAVQEEGTSGNENAPADAAPTEAPSNEAEPATPAQ
- a CDS encoding prephenate dehydratase; translation: MAARKTNRIAFQGEPGANSDTACRDMFPGMEPLPCPTFEDAFAAVENGKADLAMIPIENTIAGRVADIHYLLPESRLHIVGEYFLPIHFQLMVLPGVDLSEINTVHSHIHALGQCRKIIRKHRWKPMVAGDTAGAAKQVAEEQERTSAALAPRLAADLYGLDIVAENVEDTNNNVTRFVVLSKEKAWASRKSDEQAMVTTFIFRVRNLPAALYKAMGGFATNGVNMTKLESYQLGGKFFSTLFYADVEGHPEDRNLALALEELRFFSREVRILGVYEAHPLRASQSEDEE
- a CDS encoding 3-deoxy-manno-octulosonate cytidylyltransferase, which encodes MKAIVLIPARMASTRLPGKPLADIAGKAMILHVADRAREAGLGRVVVATDTREIAAAAEADGVEAVMTRSDHQSGSDRIFEALNRVDPNGEAELVINLQGDLPNIPAADIIAAAKLLEAPETDIGTLGVEIRDEAEKTNPSVVKIIGTPKGGGDLKRLRALYFTRATAPWGEGPLYHHIGIYAYRRAALERFVALPPSPLELRERLEQLRALEAGMRIDVGLVDSLPLGVDTPEDLERARDILKDRQV
- a CDS encoding extracellular solute-binding protein translates to MNIICEQGRHLALVAAAAAATIFAIPLAGAQEPEWRTTTSLIDEAAETQPFEGYDYVNPDAPKGGTLNSAVTGTFDSFNPFVVRGTPAAGLTTFGGLLWDTLMQQSLAEPSTSYPLIAEAFKYPDDFSSATYRINPQARWHDGEPITAEDVVWSLEQLKEQSPMHNRYFASVKEAVALSEHEVQFTFDQSGNRELPHIMGDLPVLPKHWFEGVDAEGNKRSFADPTLEPPLGSGPYKIQSFDPGSKIAWERVEDYWAADLPVNRGRYNFDRRVYTYFQDENAAWLAFTKGGLEDIQIENSSRRWVTGYDFPAVQAGDVIKREFVDGGVQRMQAHVFNLRKPRFQDRRVREALTLAYNFEQLNRTQFFGQNTRTTSYFHGSELAATGLPEGRELEILQQFRDQLPQEVFTEEFELPVYSSPELERHYLRDAVHLFEAAGWVIRDGRMVNADTGQPFRIEFLGRGPTDEIIFGSYIDALRKIGIDASLRIIDTSQYISRVSAFDFDAVTGLFPQSLSPGNEQREFWGSQAAELEGSRNLAGISDPVVDALIEEIIYAENRDDLVAATRALDRVLLWNYFMVPQYHRPVTWVAYWNKFGIPEDQPEYASVDIESWWIDPEREDALARKYRSQQ